A window of the Gordonia humi genome harbors these coding sequences:
- a CDS encoding methyltransferase domain-containing protein, which yields MSADSPRPPRVLGDVDSGTSERANRSWWDAEADEYHDEHGSFIGSHTPGGEFVWGPERLREEDAALLGDVAGRDVLEVGCGSAPCSRWLAARGAHVVGLDVSAGMLAHAVDSMALDDRRVPLVQAGAEHLPFADESFDIACSSFGAIPFVADSARAMNEVARVLRPGGRWVFATNHPMRWMFLDDPGPDGLVVRMSYFDRTPYSEADDDGAVTYAEHHRTMGDRIREIVAAGLVLDDVVEPEWPDDLDAEWGQWSPLRGSYFPGTAVFVTHKPG from the coding sequence GTGAGTGCTGACTCTCCGCGTCCGCCCCGTGTGCTGGGCGACGTCGACTCGGGTACGAGCGAACGCGCCAATCGGTCCTGGTGGGATGCCGAGGCCGACGAGTACCACGACGAACACGGATCGTTCATCGGCTCGCATACGCCCGGCGGCGAGTTCGTCTGGGGACCGGAACGCCTACGCGAAGAGGACGCGGCGCTCCTCGGCGACGTCGCGGGCCGCGACGTCCTCGAAGTCGGCTGCGGTTCGGCGCCCTGCTCACGATGGCTCGCCGCCCGAGGCGCTCACGTGGTCGGCCTGGACGTGTCGGCCGGGATGCTCGCCCACGCCGTCGACTCGATGGCGCTCGACGATCGGCGCGTGCCGCTCGTGCAGGCCGGTGCCGAGCATCTGCCGTTCGCCGATGAATCGTTCGACATCGCCTGCTCGTCGTTCGGGGCGATCCCGTTCGTCGCCGACTCCGCCCGCGCCATGAACGAGGTGGCCCGCGTCCTACGACCCGGCGGCCGCTGGGTGTTCGCCACCAATCATCCGATGCGCTGGATGTTCCTGGACGATCCCGGACCGGATGGCCTGGTGGTCCGCATGTCGTACTTCGATCGGACCCCGTACAGCGAGGCCGACGACGACGGCGCCGTCACCTATGCCGAACACCACCGCACCATGGGCGACCGCATCCGCGAGATCGTCGCGGCGGGTCTGGTGCTCGACGACGTCGTCGAACCCGAATGGCCGGACGATCTCGATGCCGAGTGGGGTCAGTGGTCGCCGCTGCGCGGCTCCTACTTCCCCGGCACCGCCGTGTTCGTGACCCACAAGCCGGGGTAG
- a CDS encoding class I SAM-dependent methyltransferase, translating into MADPVDLGEIQETLLIPLYGRAKDAEAADGILGDSTAIDLVAAIDYDFEKFRGPSLGGSVLRAAIFDEYVRDFLREHPDGTVVDLGCGLSTRFRRLDNGSVRWFDLDVPDTMALRRRYFEDTERYTMIAGSIFDENWWDVVSVGGGPILLISEAVLLYFEETMVHDLLRRLSKRFPGTRFAVDTGGATMMKTQDSNPVFRVLSARMVWTCRDPASLEELGIRLLESRTFATPGSAVAQRMSPKSRFLMTVLGRFAPPVRTYKMNLFEL; encoded by the coding sequence ATGGCTGATCCGGTAGACCTCGGCGAGATCCAGGAGACGCTTCTGATCCCTCTGTACGGACGGGCGAAGGATGCCGAGGCGGCGGACGGCATTCTCGGCGACTCGACCGCGATCGACCTCGTCGCCGCGATCGACTACGACTTCGAGAAGTTCCGGGGACCGTCGCTCGGCGGCTCGGTGCTGCGGGCCGCGATCTTCGACGAGTACGTCCGCGACTTCCTCCGCGAGCATCCCGACGGCACCGTCGTCGACCTGGGATGCGGACTGTCGACCCGGTTTCGTCGTCTCGACAACGGCTCGGTGCGGTGGTTCGACCTCGACGTCCCCGACACGATGGCGCTGCGTCGCAGATACTTCGAGGACACCGAGCGATACACGATGATCGCCGGATCGATCTTCGACGAGAACTGGTGGGACGTCGTCTCCGTCGGAGGCGGACCGATCCTGCTCATCAGTGAGGCGGTGCTCCTGTACTTCGAGGAGACGATGGTCCACGACCTTCTGCGACGTCTGTCGAAGCGCTTCCCCGGTACGAGGTTCGCGGTCGACACCGGCGGAGCGACGATGATGAAGACCCAGGACTCGAATCCGGTGTTCCGTGTGCTCTCGGCCCGCATGGTGTGGACGTGCCGCGATCCGGCATCGTTGGAAGAACTGGGGATTCGATTGCTCGAGAGCCGCACGTTCGCGACTCCGGGGTCCGCCGTCGCGCAGCGGATGTCGCCGAAGTCTAGGTTCCTGATGACGGTTCTCGGTCGCTTCGCCCCGCCCGTTCGGACATACAAGATGAACCTGTTCGAACTGTAG
- a CDS encoding 2'-5' RNA ligase family protein, with product MAHSIELLLDDKADAAVRLRWRSLDALGIRTPGATDSPTVRPHLTLLAGTGVRGADSGLAALAQRLPFPVTLGAPVLLPAGSHWTLALGVVPSTELLSVHATAFRLCGDAVTGLDDHGVPGSWTPHVTLARRVDGDGVSAAVAVLGGPIHGRAVAVRRWDGDAKSEQVVSGREC from the coding sequence GTGGCCCATTCCATCGAATTGCTGCTCGACGACAAGGCGGACGCCGCCGTCCGCCTGCGGTGGCGATCGCTCGACGCGCTCGGGATCCGTACGCCGGGTGCGACCGACTCGCCGACCGTCCGGCCGCACCTCACGTTGCTCGCCGGAACCGGAGTCCGCGGAGCCGACTCCGGCCTCGCGGCACTCGCGCAGCGGCTCCCGTTCCCGGTGACTCTCGGCGCCCCGGTGCTCCTGCCTGCCGGATCGCACTGGACTCTCGCACTGGGCGTGGTGCCCTCGACCGAGCTGCTGTCGGTGCATGCGACCGCGTTCCGCCTGTGCGGGGACGCGGTGACCGGGCTCGACGACCACGGCGTCCCCGGATCGTGGACGCCGCACGTCACGCTCGCGCGCCGCGTCGACGGCGACGGCGTGTCCGCCGCGGTCGCTGTACTCGGCGGTCCGATCCACGGTCGCGCCGTCGCCGTTCGTCGCTGGGACGGCGACGCGAAGTCCGAACAGGTGGTGTCCGGCCGTGAGTGCTGA
- a CDS encoding LysR substrate-binding domain-containing protein: MSTPNSESAPDVGPSSDSDLGPSIPRLLDGRLKIRHLVLVDALTRQGSVIGAAAELHVTQPVATRGLRDIEAILGVELYVRGPRGITPTIFGTAFTDHARAVLAQLSQAGRHVVELSNADRGTVIVGTHLAGSNVLLPQAIARIKAEHPLLTVIVREGAPSALLTELESGRVDVIVGRLTAPSTAGITRIPLYDESVEVFAGCEHPLVAATELDLADLRDHQWILPGVETALRSELEKAFTRHAIPLPAQRVEATSYLTVRELLRATEMVAVLPSLIGRSDSNLCPLAVDLSAISHSVGLTVAADRSFSPSAAALIAALRHVAEKELR; the protein is encoded by the coding sequence ATGTCCACACCGAATTCAGAGTCCGCACCCGACGTCGGGCCGTCATCCGACTCCGACCTCGGCCCGTCGATTCCCCGACTGCTCGACGGACGGCTCAAGATCCGGCATCTGGTGCTCGTCGACGCCCTCACCCGCCAAGGCAGCGTCATCGGTGCGGCCGCCGAACTGCACGTCACCCAACCGGTCGCCACCCGCGGCCTGCGCGACATCGAGGCGATCCTCGGCGTCGAACTCTACGTTCGAGGCCCACGCGGAATCACCCCGACCATCTTCGGCACCGCCTTCACCGACCATGCGCGCGCAGTCCTGGCCCAACTCAGCCAGGCGGGCAGGCATGTCGTGGAACTGAGCAATGCCGATCGCGGCACGGTGATCGTCGGCACCCACCTGGCGGGATCGAATGTGCTTCTCCCCCAAGCCATCGCCCGTATCAAGGCCGAGCATCCGCTGCTGACCGTCATCGTCCGCGAAGGTGCGCCGTCAGCATTGCTCACCGAGTTGGAGTCCGGTCGCGTCGATGTGATCGTCGGCCGACTCACCGCTCCGAGCACCGCGGGCATCACGCGGATTCCGCTGTACGACGAGTCGGTCGAGGTCTTCGCGGGCTGCGAGCATCCGCTCGTCGCCGCGACGGAACTGGATCTCGCCGACCTGCGCGATCACCAGTGGATTCTGCCCGGGGTGGAGACCGCCCTGCGGAGCGAGTTGGAGAAGGCCTTCACCCGGCACGCCATTCCGCTTCCGGCGCAACGAGTCGAGGCGACCAGCTATCTCACGGTGCGCGAGCTGCTGCGCGCCACCGAGATGGTCGCCGTCCTGCCCAGCCTGATCGGGCGCAGCGACTCCAACCTGTGTCCATTGGCTGTCGACCTGTCGGCGATCAGCCACAGTGTCGGTCTCACCGTCGCCGCCGACCGCTCGTTCAGCCCTTCCGCCGCCGCCCTGATCGCCGCCCTGCGACACGTCGCCGAGAAGGAGCTGAGGTGA
- a CDS encoding alpha/beta hydrolase codes for MTRPEIAPETSADYDARATVSAAEFDSIMAEYRRRSDAAVADLTGAAGLVYDTPSGQRLDIWGTGDEPRPVFFVVHGGYWRMLAREDTAFMADALAADGIATVAVDYGLAPSTSLPEIVRQVRTALAWVYRNGRDYGLDVDRIVVGGSSAGAHLAAMTMVPGWQDAAGVPESTARAGLLLSGLYDLRPLVHAPANAWLGLTPESADAVSPARCSPPAAPVVVAMAESEAGGFHQQSRDLHRQWSGAGTAEPLTVPDRNHFDVFLDLADPSSTLSDSLRRLIAGTADPLPNDSET; via the coding sequence ATGACCAGGCCCGAGATCGCCCCCGAGACCAGTGCCGACTACGACGCCCGCGCCACGGTCTCCGCCGCGGAGTTCGACTCCATCATGGCCGAGTACCGCCGACGATCCGATGCCGCCGTCGCAGATCTGACCGGCGCCGCCGGGCTCGTCTACGACACTCCGAGCGGGCAGCGGCTGGACATCTGGGGCACGGGCGACGAGCCCCGACCGGTCTTCTTCGTCGTCCACGGCGGCTACTGGCGCATGCTGGCACGCGAGGACACCGCCTTCATGGCCGACGCCTTGGCCGCCGACGGCATCGCGACCGTCGCCGTCGACTACGGACTGGCGCCGTCGACATCGCTGCCCGAGATCGTGCGACAGGTCCGAACGGCACTCGCCTGGGTCTACCGCAACGGACGCGACTACGGCCTCGACGTCGACCGGATCGTGGTCGGAGGCAGTTCGGCGGGCGCCCATCTGGCGGCGATGACCATGGTTCCCGGGTGGCAGGACGCCGCGGGCGTCCCGGAGTCCACTGCGCGCGCCGGACTGCTGCTCAGCGGACTCTACGATCTGCGCCCGCTCGTTCACGCGCCGGCGAACGCGTGGCTCGGCCTGACACCGGAGTCCGCCGACGCCGTCAGCCCCGCCCGCTGCTCACCACCGGCCGCACCGGTCGTCGTCGCGATGGCCGAGAGCGAGGCCGGCGGCTTCCACCAGCAGAGCCGCGACCTGCACCGGCAGTGGTCGGGTGCGGGCACCGCGGAGCCGCTGACGGTCCCCGACCGCAATCACTTCGACGTCTTTCTCGATCTCGCGGATCCATCGAGCACCCTCTCGGACAGCCTGCGTCGCCTGATCGCGGGAACGGCCGATCCGCTCCCGAACGATTCGGAGACGTGA
- a CDS encoding VanZ family protein — translation MGNEVFSGALAIGFGVVLAVAAFVPFVAISYRRRGRLTVGRSLLWAAALVYFCAIWTYTLFPLPDPDDLICVGKNTDVWQAVRDVQGARDRGHPFTDPAGLQLALNVLLFIPLGAFVRILGGRGLPTALVTGAAVSVFIETTQLTGMWGVYECAYRLFDVDDMVTNTAGAVLGSVLSLAVPRRLRGLEKLPGRDLAQPVTKTRRLIGVGCDVLAAAMLSALVAVGTQVWLEYVSDDRAAVLSGGLASVLGAAVPAGVWFLVIVATGRSVGDLCVELVYRSERLPGALVRPLRFAGGVGMYFVLTLLPDPYDAASMVFAAVAIVAVLFSRRGRGLPGWLASAEPVDSREAPAAEREPEVSAPPDQRTG, via the coding sequence GTGGGGAATGAGGTCTTCTCGGGAGCACTGGCCATCGGTTTCGGCGTGGTGCTCGCTGTCGCGGCATTCGTGCCTTTCGTGGCGATCAGTTATCGGCGCCGCGGTCGTCTGACGGTGGGCAGGTCGCTGCTCTGGGCCGCGGCGCTGGTGTACTTCTGCGCGATCTGGACGTACACGTTGTTCCCGTTGCCCGACCCGGACGATCTGATCTGCGTCGGCAAGAACACCGATGTGTGGCAAGCGGTTCGGGACGTGCAGGGGGCACGCGATCGTGGCCACCCGTTCACCGACCCGGCCGGCCTGCAGTTGGCATTGAACGTCCTGCTGTTCATCCCGCTCGGCGCCTTCGTGCGGATTCTCGGCGGTCGTGGTCTGCCGACCGCGCTCGTGACCGGCGCCGCCGTCTCCGTGTTCATCGAGACCACCCAGCTCACCGGTATGTGGGGTGTGTACGAGTGCGCCTATCGTCTCTTCGACGTCGACGACATGGTCACCAACACTGCCGGTGCAGTGCTGGGGTCTGTTCTCTCGCTTGCTGTTCCGAGGCGACTGCGGGGGTTGGAGAAACTGCCCGGACGCGACCTCGCGCAGCCGGTCACCAAGACGCGACGTCTGATCGGCGTCGGCTGTGACGTCCTCGCCGCGGCGATGCTGTCCGCACTGGTCGCGGTCGGCACTCAGGTGTGGCTCGAGTACGTGTCCGACGACCGCGCAGCCGTCCTGTCCGGCGGCCTCGCGTCGGTGCTCGGCGCCGCCGTCCCGGCCGGCGTCTGGTTCCTGGTGATCGTCGCGACCGGTCGATCGGTCGGCGACCTCTGCGTCGAACTCGTCTACCGCAGTGAACGCCTGCCGGGCGCCCTCGTCCGACCTCTCAGATTCGCCGGTGGCGTCGGCATGTACTTCGTGCTGACCCTGTTGCCCGATCCATACGACGCCGCCTCGATGGTGTTCGCCGCGGTGGCGATCGTCGCCGTGCTGTTCAGCAGGCGGGGCAGGGGTCTGCCGGGGTGGCTGGCGAGCGCCGAACCGGTGGATTCGCGCGAGGCGCCGGCAGCCGAACGGGAGCCGGAGGTCTCGGCTCCTCCCGATCAGCGCACGGGATAG
- the rpsA gene encoding 30S ribosomal protein S1, with translation MSSPTITSPQVAVNDIGSAEDFLAAIDSTIKYFNDGDIVEGTIVKVDRDEVLLDIGYKTEGVIPSRELSIKHDVDPSEVVTVGDEVEALVLTKEDKEGRLILSKKRAQYERAWGTIEELKEKDEAVKGTVIEVVKGGLILDIGLRGFLPASLVEMRRVRDLQPYIGKEVEAKIIELDKNRNNVVLSRRAWLEQTQSEVRSEFLNQLQKGQVRKGVVSSIVNFGAFVDLGGVDGLVHVSELSWKHIDHPSEVVTVGDEVTVEVLDVDMDRERVSLSLKATQEDPWRQFARTHAIGQIVPGKVTKLVPFGAFVRVEEGIEGLVHISELAERHVEVPDQVVSVGDDAMVKVIDIDLDRRRISLSLKQANEDYTEEFDPSKYGMADSYDEQGNYIFPEGFDAETNEWLEGFDKQREEWEARYAEAERRHKMHTAQMEKFAAAAAEAENAPTDYSSSTTSSSSTEASSSTGAASTGGSLASDEQLAALREKLSGNA, from the coding sequence ATGTCGTCCCCCACGATCACCTCGCCGCAAGTAGCCGTCAATGACATCGGCTCGGCTGAGGACTTCCTCGCCGCCATCGACTCCACGATCAAGTACTTCAACGATGGCGACATCGTCGAGGGCACCATCGTCAAGGTCGACCGCGACGAGGTTCTGCTTGACATCGGCTACAAGACCGAGGGTGTCATCCCCTCGCGCGAGCTGTCGATCAAGCACGACGTCGACCCGAGCGAAGTCGTCACCGTCGGTGACGAGGTCGAAGCCCTTGTCCTCACCAAGGAGGACAAGGAAGGCCGCCTGATCCTGTCGAAGAAGCGCGCCCAGTACGAGCGCGCGTGGGGCACGATCGAGGAGCTCAAGGAGAAGGACGAGGCCGTCAAGGGCACCGTCATCGAGGTCGTCAAGGGCGGCCTGATCCTGGACATCGGTCTCCGCGGCTTCCTGCCCGCCTCGCTCGTCGAGATGCGTCGCGTCCGCGACCTCCAGCCGTACATCGGCAAGGAGGTCGAGGCCAAGATCATCGAGCTCGACAAGAACCGCAACAACGTGGTCCTGTCGCGCCGCGCATGGCTCGAGCAGACCCAGTCCGAGGTCCGCAGCGAGTTCCTCAACCAGCTGCAGAAGGGCCAGGTCCGCAAGGGCGTCGTGTCCTCGATCGTCAACTTCGGTGCGTTCGTCGACCTCGGCGGCGTCGACGGTCTGGTTCACGTCTCCGAGCTGTCCTGGAAGCACATCGACCACCCGTCCGAGGTCGTCACCGTGGGCGACGAGGTCACCGTGGAGGTCCTCGACGTCGACATGGACCGCGAGCGCGTCTCGCTGTCGCTCAAGGCGACGCAGGAAGACCCGTGGCGTCAGTTCGCCCGCACCCACGCGATCGGTCAGATCGTTCCGGGCAAGGTCACCAAGCTGGTGCCGTTCGGTGCGTTCGTCCGCGTCGAGGAGGGCATCGAGGGTCTGGTCCACATCTCCGAGCTGGCCGAGCGCCACGTCGAGGTTCCGGACCAGGTCGTCTCCGTCGGCGACGACGCGATGGTGAAGGTCATCGATATCGATCTCGACCGTCGTCGTATCTCGCTGTCGCTGAAGCAGGCCAACGAGGACTACACCGAAGAGTTCGATCCCTCGAAGTACGGCATGGCCGACAGCTACGACGAGCAGGGCAACTACATCTTCCCGGAGGGCTTCGACGCCGAGACCAACGAATGGCTCGAGGGCTTCGACAAGCAGCGTGAAGAGTGGGAGGCCCGCTACGCCGAGGCCGAGCGTCGCCACAAGATGCACACCGCTCAGATGGAGAAGTTCGCCGCGGCGGCCGCCGAGGCCGAGAACGCTCCGACCGACTACTCGTCGTCGACCACTTCGTCGTCGTCGACCGAGGCCTCGTCCTCGACCGGTGCGGCGTCGACCGGCGGTTCGCTGGCCAGCGACGAGCAGCTCGCCGCTCTGCGCGAGAAGCTGTCGGGCAACGCCTGA